GGGAGAATTGATTAAACCATTGAGAGGCGAACAAACATAGGCACTGGAAATTAATTCTGCTCCATCCCTAGGGTCTACTAATTTACCAAATCCCGTATGTTCCCACTCCAATAATAAGGGAGCATGGGCAGCAGTAAAGGGATAGAAATTAGTGAGCATGTGGGTCATTATTGCTTCCGCACCGCCCCAAGGATTGGGGATAGATTCCCCTCGGTAGTAAGCTTGACGAATTTTATCGTCTACTTCCAAAGTGGTCATTAAAGCCACTGCCCTAGCGGAAGAATTTTCCACCACATCTAGAGCCTTCATCAACTCGTCCATACCTTTAAATTCCCCAGAAGCATTACCATACTGGGAATAGGTACAGGCAGTTTCTACTGGGCCACCAGTTACGACTACAGGGTCGATATTAATTCCCCCTACAGCACGCAAGCCATTGAGCGCATTAATAACATTGTTTAAAAATCGCTCATCTTTGGGCTTTTCTATAATTGCTGCAATGTTTTTGCGCTTCTCTGGAATAACCCCAATATTGCCTAGTAGTAACTGACAAATCAGATTCCCTTCCAGATAAAGAACATTATCCTGACCGAAATAGATATCCGACGCAGTAACGGCATTGGGATTAGTGACCAGATAGTCACAAGCCGAGGCTAACAGATTGGTACTGGGAGTAGCATCTCCGGCAAAACCACCAATTTCTGCTCTGACTCCTGTGGGAATAATACTAACTGCGACAAACGGTTGGTTAGAAACCCGTTGACGAATATTAATGTCTAGTAATGATGACCAAACCGGCTTTCTGTCTGTATCTATAAAGCTGGATTCAAAGGTGAGCGTATCTCCTTCAACCTTGGTTAAAATCAAGCGAATGGGAACACCTGGTAAGGGAAGCGCAGCAATTTTTTGGGAAATTTCTCTCCAGGTGCGCTCTGGTGTCGGGCATTTAATTTCAAAATCTTTGGTATAGACTTGGGTCATTCTCTGTATTTACTTATCTAACAACTGATTCAACCAACAGGATGAGTTTTACACTAATCATCGACTGGCTTACGAGCTAACAACTCAGTAGGTCTAATTCCCAGAGATTCAGCAAGGGCGAAAACCTAGGGTAATCAATCTTTGATCTTTGATATCCTTGCCTCCTAAGTTTTCCACTTAGCCATAGTATCGTAAGAATTACTTTTCATGGTAGAAAAATTGTTAAATTTTGTAAAAAACCCAGATTAGACCGAGCTGTATCCCTTTTTTGATAAGGGTTTCGTCAATTTTTATTCCCTGCTGCTGCGAATTTGCCCGAGCCAAAGTTCCCGACTTCTGCAAGCATTATATTATATCATATTAAGATAATCACTTTAAAAAACATAGCTTCCTTTTCGTAGGTAATCTCCCTCCTAATCCCCTGTTCCCAGATCCGCTGTTCCCTGTTCCCTATTACCTACTATTTATAAGTGTTCAACCGCAGATGATATTAACTAATTAAGGCCATTGATTATCGAAGCTATCCTGGCCAGTTCCATAAATTAGATCGCCATAGGTTTGCCAATGGGTTACTTCCTGAAGAGATAACTCAGGAGATTGCAAAATCCTGAGATTTTCAACTAATTCAGATTCGGTTTTAGGTGCAGTGAGGACTAAGCGAATCGCTGGTTGGCGCAGTACCATACGATAACAGTCAGCAGCAGTTGGAGCTGGATTTTTCCAGTCTGTATGTCCTTGCAACAGCGAACCCCAACGAGTGGCAGTAAACGCAACTACTGGAATGTCGGCTTTGAGCGCAGCAGGAAACACTTCTACTTCCGCTTTGCGATGGGCCATGTTGTAACGATGCATCAGCACGTCACAGGACTGCTTTCTCAATAATTGTACGGCTAATTGGCGGTTATGGGTTGTTGCGCCAACATAGCGGATTAATCCTTCAGTTTTCCAGGTATGGATCTGGTTTAAGGCTACTGCAACCTGGTCGAGATCATCTTTAGGGGAGATATATTCCAAAAAGAAAACATCTATTGTATCCACATCAAGCAAGGAACGAACTTGGTCTAAATATTCGCGCAGTTGGTTAAGATCGCGACTGTTACTGCCCGTGGAAACTACCACTTGATCTCGTTGAGCTGCCAGAATAGGCTTTAGTCCTTCTAGGAAACTGGTGTAATTGAGATTGTAAAAAAAGAAGTAATTGATTCCAGCCTGGTAAGCAATCTCTACACAAGTTGTATCCATTGGATTTTTAACTCCCAGACCCAAAATACTGACAGGACTACCACTCAAAGTCTGAATATCCATCGCAATCTATAACCTTTATAATTGTTGTTAATGTGTGGAAATTTTAGTGTTAATAGTACTGTTTAAACAGCCCCATAAATGCCAGTTATAATAGACATCTGAGATGTCTAATTTATAATTCATACTTTATAAGTCATCATTCATCATTCATAATTTATTATTCATCTTTGCCATCAAACACTTAGCAATCCGAGCTGCTGCCCCTGGTTGACCAAGGCGTCGCTGTCCATTTTCTGCTATTACCTGTAACTTGTCGGGGTTCTGGAATAACTGTTGGGCTATGGTTGCTACAAATTCTGGTTGCTGTGCTATTACTAACGATGGACCTAACAAGCGAGTTTGGGCTTCGGCAAAAGCAGGGGTATATTGGGGACCAACTCCTGCCATGGCAATCGCTGGTTTTCCTAACCCGACAAATTGCTCTGTGGCTGTGCCTGCCATGGCGATACAGAAATCCCCTTGCAGCAGGCAGAGGTTATAGTCGTTCTGGGTTAAAATCAGTGTGCCATTTTGCTTGGTAAAGGCCAAAGCTTGTTTGTCCTTGAGCTGGAGATTGAATGGATGGGATGGCATGGTGACTTCACTCCAACTATCAGCGACTAAAACCTCCCGTAAAGGGTCTTGGCTTAATCCTGGAGCAATGGCAGCGAGAAACAAAAGCGATCGCGACGCAAAAGTATCCAGTAACCCTGATGCTGCCAAGATGATTTGATGCCAATTGTGATAAGCTTCCGGTATTCTGGAACCGGGTAGTAAGGTAATGGTTAGGGTACGCTTAGTTTCGTTTAATTCTGCATCTTTGTCATAAACCATGGGTGCTGGATAGTCTGGATAAATCCCATCCATCATCGGATTACCGAGATCAAAAGCTGGGATAGACCACTGCTTTAAGATCTCTGTGGTCAGGGTATCTCTAGGAAAAACCCCATTACAACGGCGATTAGACATCAGCCAACGCTCCCAAGGCAAATAAACCGAGCCTGACCACCCTTCCCAACGGGGTCGATTGGGTAACCATCCCGATTCATCCCGCAAATAGTATTCCGATTTGGCAGTACCAACAAAGCCATAGGGTAAACCACTGCACCAGGCAAACAACAGTGGTACGATATCTCCTACTGCTAGGATAAAGTCCCCTGATTTAGCCCAACGGCGAATTGCTTTTAATTGAGACCAAATCAATTGCACTAAGCCTCCCTGCACATCACGCCACACTTGCTGTTGGGACATATAGATAAATCCACCCGATGGCATCTGCTCAACGGAGCCGATAATGGGGATATCTAATGGCACATAAGCCTTTCCTTCCCCAACTAAGGGTAAGGCGGCTAGTTCTGGACAAGTAGGGGAATGTTGCAATTCCTGTAGAATTTGGACAGCAATCACATCCTCTCCATGACCATTGCTCAGGCATAGTAAACGCATGGTTACTCAGGTTTTAAGATAACTAGGACTTTGGTCGGTTGAAGGTTCGAGGTTGAACGCGATCGCGTGGCCTTTTGGCCAAGGTTGAAGGTTCGAGGTTGAAGGTTGAACGCGATCGCGTGGCCTTTTGGCCAAGGTTCGAGGTTGAACGCGATCGCGTGGCCTTTTGGCCAAGGTTGAACGCGATCGCGTGGCCTTTTGGCCAAGGTTCGAGGTTGAACGCGATCGCGTGGCCTTTTGGCCAAGGTTCGAGGTTCGAGGTTGAACACAAGAATTTATAACGGTTCTGATAGTATTGACACTCCCCGGCATAAAGGCGCGGGGATTCAATGATCAACGAGCCGCCTTAAACCACTATGTCCCAATCTTTGACGCCGCCAAAAAATAGGCAATATCTAAACCAAAAACCCGTCAAGACCAAGAATCTAGTTCAGTTCATAGTAGACCCAGAGGGCGATTCTCACTATAGCGTTTGGCTACTTAATAGGAAGTGCATGTGCATAGTCCGTTTCTCTTCCTTTTCGCCTGGTTCCGGTGTGCCCCACCGTACCGTTTTTTTCTCAAAAAGTGATTTACCTGGGTTCACACGCCAACAGTTAATTGACGGTTGGGTTTTTAAGGAGGATTTTCCCTACCCTCCGGGCATTACTGTTTTAAGGTCAAGCAGTGGCGGGCTTCTCTCCCGGTTGCGCCTCGGTTTTTCAACCTGTACCCTATATCTAAATTATACTCTGGCGCTATATAAGTGTCAACCTCTCATCACAAGTTTTTTTCTAGGCGACTAAAGTCGCTAGTCACTTTCATCTGAGCTCGCTTTGTGGCGGAGTTTTCAGTGTTAGGATTCCTAATAAAGTACACAAGATTTTTTCCCTATTGCCTATTGCCTATTGCCTATTGCCTATTGCCTATTGCCTATTGCCTATTGCCTATTGCCTATTGCCTATTGCCTATTGCCTATTGCCTATTCCCGATTCCCGATTCCCGATTCCCTACTCCCGATTCCCTACTCCCGATTCCCTACTCCCGATTCCCTACTCCCGATTCCCTACTCCCGATTCCCTACTCCCGATTCCCTACTCCCGATTCCCGATTCCCTACTCCCGATTCCCGATTCCCTACTCCCGATTCCCGATTCCCTCAATTGAGAACTGCTGTAGTATTGTACTATTCTTGATTTCAACATCAAAAGTGAGAGTTTTACTCCTGTCTCCTCTGTTCACGAAATCCTATTGGTCTTTTGATAAAGCCATAGAACTGATCGGCTGCAAAGTCGCCCAACCCCCTATGGGTCTAATTACTGTAGCAGCTATTCTTCCTCAAACCTGGGAATTCCGCTTAGTAGACCGTAATGTTCGTTTAGAAACTGACGCTGACTGGGAATGGGCAGATGTGGTGATCGTTTCCGGTATGATCGTCCAGAAACCGGATTTGCTCCACCTGATTGGGGAGGGGAAACGGCGGGGCAAATTGGTAGCGGTTGGTGGTCCCTATGTCACGTCTATAGCAGAGGAAGCTCAAGAAGCAGGAGTAGACTTTCTGATTTTAGATGAGGGTGAGATTACCCTACCGAGATTTGTGGAGGCACTGGCTCTGGGAGAAACTTCGGGGGTATTCCGTGCTAATGGCGAAAGGGCAGATGTCACCAAGACACCAATTCCCCGCTACGATTTACTGGAATTGGATGCTTATAGCGAGATGTCGGTACAGTTTTCCCGTGGTTGTCCTTTCGAGTGCGAATTCTGTGACATCTCTGTGCGATATGGCCGTAAACCGCGCACCAAAACCCCTGCTCAAGTATTGGCTGAATTGGAAACCCTCTATAATCTGGGTTGGCGGCTTCCTGTATTTATAGTTGATGATAATTTTATTGGCAATAAACGCCATGTTAAGCTTCTGTTGCAGGAACTAGCTCCCTGGATGGCAGAGCATGGTTACCCCTTTCCTTTGTCCACAGAAGCTTCCTTGAATCTGGCCGAGGATGATGAACTGTTGGGGTTGATGATTGCTGCCAATTTTAGTTCAGTGTTTGTGGGAATTGAAACACCAGATACTGATAGCTTGACCCTGACCAAAAAACACCAAAACACTCGTCAACCCTTACGAGATGCCGTTGAGAAAATTAATCGGGCAGGTTTGCGAGTGATGGCTGGCTTTATTATTGGCTTGGATGGGGAAAAACCGGGAGCAGGCGATCGCATTATCGATTTTGTGGAAGCAACCGCCATTCCCCATCCAGTTTTTAGTATGCTACAAGCCTTGCCAAATACCGCCCTTTGGGATCGGCTCAAACAAGAGGGGCGTTTGCTAGAAGGCAATGAGGAAAATATCAATCAGACAACCCTGACTAATTTTATCCCCACTCGCCCGATAGAACAACTGGCTCAGGAATATGTCAGTTGTTTCTGGGAATTATATAAACCAGAATCCTATTTAGGAAGACTTTATCGGCACTACTTAAACATGAAGCCGAAACCCTATCACCCTAAGTTGGTAATGCCAAAATTGATCTATTTCTGGGCACTGCTAATTATTATCTGGCGCAATGGCATCAAGCGCCAAACCCGCTTCCAATTCTGGGGTCAACTTTTTTCTATCCTCAGGCACAATCCTCAGGTATGGAAACGCTATCTTAGTGATCATGCCTATCTGGAACATTTCCTTGAATACCGCCAAATTGTCAACCATCAAATTCCAGCACAACTCGCTAAGTTTTTGGCAGCACTTGCTAACACTAGACCTCTTGCAGAAGTGGCGCGGGAAGTGTAGTGAGTTTGGGGTGATGGGGAGGGTGGGGAGATGGGGAGATGGGGAGTCCGATGAACAACTAGCTACTCAAGACCGCGCTACCTCGCTCTTTCCTACTATTCCCGACTCTCGATTCCCGATTCCCGATTCCCAATTCTAAATTCTAAATTCTAAATTCTACTTGGTGGTGCGTTACGGTGCGGGCTATTCTAATAGTGGCTACCCAGTGGAAAATTAGGGCGAGCCCGCCCCTAACGCACCCTACATTCGCGCATTATAAATTCCCGATTCCCTCATGTCCTTTGATTCCTATAAAACGATTGGCGAAGTACTCCAAGAATTTACAATTACTGCTACTGAAGCCAATTATATCCTAGAAACTGACACTGTAATCAGAGAAGCGTTTAAAGAAGATTTAGAGTTTTGTCTTCGAGAATTTACCGTTGAAGAGTCAGAGTATGCTATTTGTGAGACGATTATTTTTCCGCTCTTGAAGGAAGTGTACAGACAGTATCGAGATAAATTTACGCTGTGGAGTCATAAACCAATAACCTATGATCAAAAGCTCACGGGAATACCGGATTATATTTTAGCAAAGCGTTCACCCCTTGGTAAACAAATCTTTGAAAAGCCCTATTTTGTAGCTGTAGAAGCAAAAAAGGACGATTTTATTAAGGGGTGGGGTCAATGTTTAGCAGAAATGGTGGCAATTCAAAAGCTTAATGACCAATCTGAGCAAACTATCTTTGGAATCGTTTCTAATGGTCAAGTTTGGCAGTTTGGTAAACTCAAAGGAAATCTCTATACTAGAGAAATTAACAATTATACAATTTCTGATTTAGAGAGACTGTATTCAGCAATTAATTATGTATTTAGTCAATGTGAACTAGAAATTGAAAGTGAGAAATAACTAAGTATGTAGTTATCAATTGACTTAATCTCAGCCCCCAATCAGGGTTCAATGGGACAATCTTTTCACAATCAAAATAGGGAGCAGGTCAAAGTTGCAGAACATTTGTACTATGTACCATTAGCGCAAACAATTACCCATGAGGGGGCTATAGATAATGTACTTATATAAATAAGTAAATGCTCCCCCGATTACCTATTACCCATTACCTATTACCCATTACCTATTACCCATGCCCCAGATAATGTACAAATGTTAGGCATTTGTGACATGCTCCCGAGAGGGGCTCTCACGTTCCCGGATATTTTGGTAGGACATTTGCCATCACGCCCCTGGGTTGGGGGATTTGACTGGTGGCGTCATGCTGGTGCATTAGCAGGGAAATTAGCACAATGCAACATTCTTAAGAAATAGTTTATACAAAATTGTCTCTCTAGGGAAGATAGTATTATTTAACACCATCGATCAAGGTAGTTCAGTATACCGTTGTCACCCTCATCTGCGTATTTGTTAATCTCCCACGGCAGTCATGACCTACGTCCCCAGCGGGCTATGGAACAATTGGCTCAGTTGCTGCGAATTCGACTAGCCTCTCAGGAGGCTAGGGCTACAGAGATAATCTTACCGAAAATCTCACCACAGGGCAGCAGTGGTGACGGTGATCTGTTAACAGCTAACGGTTTTTCCAGTCAACCGTCAACCGTTAATAGTCAACCTTTGGTAGGTACAGCCACTTTAGAACTAGCTGATATACCCCTACATGAGCAAATTGTCCGATTTGCTCAGCTGGCTAAAGGTGCTGGCTGTAAGGAATTGAAACTATTGCCCCTATTTCTATTGCGGGGAGTACATGTCATGGAGGATATTCCTTGGCAAGTATCTCTAGCGCAACAGAAATTAGGTAGTGAAATCGTGATTCATCTACTGCCTCACTTGGGATCTAATCCAGCTTTGGTGAGGCTGTTGACAAATCAATGGGCAAAGCTAGATGGCGATGCCAAGATTTTGTTGTCCCATGGAACGAGCCGCCCTGGGGTTCAAGAAGAAACGGGGGCTGTAGCTAACCAGTTGGGGGCTGTGGCGGCCGACTGGTCAGTACAGCCGTCCCTTTGGGAGCAGGTCTCTATAATAGCAAACTCTGGAGCAAAAAGGATTGCCATTTTGGCATATTTTCTTTTTGAGGGAAGAATTACCGATGCGATCGCACAAATGTTACTGGAGATACAGCAAAAGTTCCCTCAAGTGCAGTTGAATCTCGGAAAACCGATTGGTGTGAGTGAGGCATTAGTGGATTTGATTATGGATGGGATTAGGCAGCAATGAACCACGAAGACATCAAGGACGTGAAGGTAGTGAGCAAGGCATGTTTGGGTAAAGTGTATTTGGTTGGGGCAGGTCCTGGAGATCCCGGATTGATGACCTTGAAGGGAAAGGGGTTATTAGAATTTGCAGATGTGGTAGTTTATGATGCCCTAGTCAGTCCGCAAGTGTTGAAGATGATTAATCCCCAGGCGGAACAGATTAATGCCGGAAAGCGCAGGGGTCGTCATTCCATGTTGCAGCAACAGACAACTGAGCTGTTGATTGAGAAGGCCCACTCCCATCCAGTAGTAGTGCGCCTGAAAGGGGGAGACCCCTTTGTGTTTGGTCGTGGTGGTGAGGAAATGGGGGATTTGATCGCGGCAGGGGTGCCAGTGGAGGTGGTACCAGGGATAACCTCCGGGATTGCAGCACCAGCCTATCTGGGTATTCCATTGACCCATCGGGATTATAGTTCTTCCGTGACCTTTGTCACAGGTCATGAGTCAGTGGGCAAGTATCGACCTCAGGTGAATTGGAATGCGATCGCAAATGGCTCAGAAACCATTGTGATTTATATGGGAGTTCATAATCTGCCTCGGATTGTCACCGAATTGTGTGAAGCAGGATTGAATCCCCAGACACCAGTAGTGCTGATTCGCTGGGGCACACGACCTGACTCCGAACAGCTGGTTGGAACCTTAGAGACCATTGTCGCCCAGGTTGAAGCAACACAGTTTTCTGCTCCTGCGATCGCAGTCATTGGTAATGTGGTCAAGTTGCAACAGCTTGAAGGTTTTTCACCGTTGAAGGTTGAAGGCGGTTGAAGGTTGAAGGCGGTTGAAGGTTGAAGGTTGAAGGTTGAAGGTTAAGCGGTTGAAGGTTAATCGGTTGAAGGTTGAAGGTTGAAGGTTGAAGGTTGAAGGTTAATCGGTTGAAGGTTAACCGGTTGAAGGTTGAAGGTTGTTCGCCTTTGGCGTTCGGTGTAGGGTAGGTTAACCGGTTTAAAGTTAACCGGCTGTAAGCTTCAACCTGTAACCTTTAACCTTTAACCTTTAACCTGTAACCTGTAACCTTCAACCAGTCAACCTTCAACCAGTCAACCTTCAACCAGTCAACCTTCAACCTTCAACCTGTAACCTTCAACCTGTAACCTTCAACCTGTAACCTTCAACCTTCAACCTTCAACCTTCAACCTGTAACTGGCTACCTGTAACCGAAGATACTATTTTTGATCGCAACTTATTATGAGAGCCTAATAGGGTTAAGACAATTGACCGATTTTAAACAAAATGGAAAACGATCATAAATCAACGGTCATTATTACAGGGGCCTCGTCGGGAGTTGGTTTGCAAGCTGCCAGAGCTCTTGCCCAAACCTGGGGATGGCATGTGGTGATGGCTTGTCGGAATCTTGATAAAGCGGAAAAAGCTGCCCAAGAGGTAGGAATCCCAAAAGACAGCTATACAGCGCTATATATTGACTTAGCTAGTTTTGCCAGTGTCCGGCAGTTTGTGAATGCTTTCAGAGCAACCGGCAGAACCCTCGATGCCTTGGTGTGCAATGCTGCCATCTATCTGCCGTTATCAAAGGAACCGTTGCGAAATCCCGAGGGATATGAATTGAGCGTTGCTACCAATCACCTCGGTCATTTCCTCTTGTGTAATCTGATGCTAGAGGATTTGAAGAATTCATCCTCTTCCCAGCCAAGGCTAGTGATTGTGGGAACTGTTACTGCTAATCCCAAGGAATTGGGAGGAAAGATTCCGATTCCAGCACCTCCAGACCTGGGAGACCTCAAGGGTTTTGAAGAAGGATTCAAACCCCCGATCTCAATGATTAATGGCAAAGCCTTTAAATCTGGCAAAGCTTACAAGGACAGCAAACTCTGTAACATGCTGACCATGCGAGAGCTGCACCAGCGCTATCATGACTCTACCGGAATAGTTTTCAACTCCCTTTATCCAGGATGTGTTGCTGATACCGCTCTATTCCGCAACCACTATTCCCTGTTCCAGAAACTATTCCCATTGTTCCAGAAAAACATTACTGGAGGCTATGTGTCCCAGGAATTAGCAGGGGATCGACTAGCAACAGTAGTTGCTGATCCTAACTATAATAAATCCGGCGTTTACTGGAGCTGGGGTAATCGACAAAAAGAAGGTCGTAAGTCCTTTGTTCAAGAAGTTTCTAATGAAGCAATGGATGATTCTAAAGCTAAGCGCTTGTGGGAATTGAGCGAAAAGTTAGTTGGACTGGGGTGATAGTAAATTTAAGCATTCAGCTGTCAGCCGTCAGCCGTCAGCCTTGGGCTTTTCCCCAGACTTTCAATTCTGATTAATCTCGAACTATTAAATTCTACCTTTTGAGGTTTATGTTAAGCTGTTCGCGTAGCGTGAGCTTTAGCTCACGGCTGATAGCTGATAGCTGAATGCTTACGATGAAAGACATTAAACAACTACTCCAAGCTATCTACTCTAAAGACTTGGAAGAGAAAAAAATTTGGTATTCTTCTGTTGCAGAAGCCTACGACCAGGCTAGACCACGCTATCCTCAGCAACTGATTAACCGTGCCGTGGAGTTAGCCCAACTTCCTGGCGATGGGATTATTCTTGAAGTGGGATGCGGTCCGGGCACTGCTACGACAGCATTTGCTGACTTGGGCTTCTCTATCGTTGCTATTGAACCTAGCGAGGAATCTTGTCAGCTAGCGCGACATAACTGTAGCCAATATCCAGATGTAGAACTTATCAATAGTACCTTTGAAGAATGGCAGCTAGAAACTGGTAAATTCCATGCTGTTTTAGCAGCGACTTCTTTTCATTGGGTTTCCAAACAGATCCGGTATCAAAAAACAGCTGATGCTCTAAAAGAGAATGGGTTTCTGATTTTGCTATGGAATACGCCCCCTCAACCTAACCATGAGGTTTGCCAACTGTTGAA
The Moorena sp. SIOASIH genome window above contains:
- the cobA gene encoding uroporphyrinogen-III C-methyltransferase — translated: MNHEDIKDVKVVSKACLGKVYLVGAGPGDPGLMTLKGKGLLEFADVVVYDALVSPQVLKMINPQAEQINAGKRRGRHSMLQQQTTELLIEKAHSHPVVVRLKGGDPFVFGRGGEEMGDLIAAGVPVEVVPGITSGIAAPAYLGIPLTHRDYSSSVTFVTGHESVGKYRPQVNWNAIANGSETIVIYMGVHNLPRIVTELCEAGLNPQTPVVLIRWGTRPDSEQLVGTLETIVAQVEATQFSAPAIAVIGNVVKLQQLEGFSPLKVEGG
- a CDS encoding aldo/keto reductase translates to MDIQTLSGSPVSILGLGVKNPMDTTCVEIAYQAGINYFFFYNLNYTSFLEGLKPILAAQRDQVVVSTGSNSRDLNQLREYLDQVRSLLDVDTIDVFFLEYISPKDDLDQVAVALNQIHTWKTEGLIRYVGATTHNRQLAVQLLRKQSCDVLMHRYNMAHRKAEVEVFPAALKADIPVVAFTATRWGSLLQGHTDWKNPAPTAADCYRMVLRQPAIRLVLTAPKTESELVENLRILQSPELSLQEVTHWQTYGDLIYGTGQDSFDNQWP
- a CDS encoding protochlorophyllide reductase — protein: MENDHKSTVIITGASSGVGLQAARALAQTWGWHVVMACRNLDKAEKAAQEVGIPKDSYTALYIDLASFASVRQFVNAFRATGRTLDALVCNAAIYLPLSKEPLRNPEGYELSVATNHLGHFLLCNLMLEDLKNSSSSQPRLVIVGTVTANPKELGGKIPIPAPPDLGDLKGFEEGFKPPISMINGKAFKSGKAYKDSKLCNMLTMRELHQRYHDSTGIVFNSLYPGCVADTALFRNHYSLFQKLFPLFQKNITGGYVSQELAGDRLATVVADPNYNKSGVYWSWGNRQKEGRKSFVQEVSNEAMDDSKAKRLWELSEKLVGLG
- a CDS encoding lipid-A-disaccharide synthase-related protein; the encoded protein is MRLLCLSNGHGEDVIAVQILQELQHSPTCPELAALPLVGEGKAYVPLDIPIIGSVEQMPSGGFIYMSQQQVWRDVQGGLVQLIWSQLKAIRRWAKSGDFILAVGDIVPLLFAWCSGLPYGFVGTAKSEYYLRDESGWLPNRPRWEGWSGSVYLPWERWLMSNRRCNGVFPRDTLTTEILKQWSIPAFDLGNPMMDGIYPDYPAPMVYDKDAELNETKRTLTITLLPGSRIPEAYHNWHQIILAASGLLDTFASRSLLFLAAIAPGLSQDPLREVLVADSWSEVTMPSHPFNLQLKDKQALAFTKQNGTLILTQNDYNLCLLQGDFCIAMAGTATEQFVGLGKPAIAMAGVGPQYTPAFAEAQTRLLGPSLVIAQQPEFVATIAQQLFQNPDKLQVIAENGQRRLGQPGAAARIAKCLMAKMNNKL
- a CDS encoding class I SAM-dependent methyltransferase; translated protein: MKDIKQLLQAIYSKDLEEKKIWYSSVAEAYDQARPRYPQQLINRAVELAQLPGDGIILEVGCGPGTATTAFADLGFSIVAIEPSEESCQLARHNCSQYPDVELINSTFEEWQLETGKFHAVLAATSFHWVSKQIRYQKTADALKENGFLILLWNTPPQPNHEVCQLLNQVYQTYAPSLKPYEEIETHQQNLSKIAETVINSGKFKDLVSEQLVCDVTYSIDNYLALLSTLSPYIALDPEQGESLFQGVKEILELELGNSLETSYLSVLQIAKKI
- a CDS encoding DUF3326 domain-containing protein is translated as MTQVYTKDFEIKCPTPERTWREISQKIAALPLPGVPIRLILTKVEGDTLTFESSFIDTDRKPVWSSLLDINIRQRVSNQPFVAVSIIPTGVRAEIGGFAGDATPSTNLLASACDYLVTNPNAVTASDIYFGQDNVLYLEGNLICQLLLGNIGVIPEKRKNIAAIIEKPKDERFLNNVINALNGLRAVGGINIDPVVVTGGPVETACTYSQYGNASGEFKGMDELMKALDVVENSSARAVALMTTLEVDDKIRQAYYRGESIPNPWGGAEAIMTHMLTNFYPFTAAHAPLLLEWEHTGFGKLVDPRDGAELISSAYVCSPLNGLINSPRPVRFDTPVAAGETRISVENVSAVVMPETTVGNIPFLASLDQGVPVILVKDNTTKYDITPERLQIETQGNPIYRVNSYMEAAGLLLALRNGIAVESTIRPMPQLQPIFL
- a CDS encoding CbiX/SirB N-terminal domain-containing protein; its protein translation is MSPSSAYLLISHGSHDLRPQRAMEQLAQLLRIRLASQEARATEIILPKISPQGSSGDGDLLTANGFSSQPSTVNSQPLVGTATLELADIPLHEQIVRFAQLAKGAGCKELKLLPLFLLRGVHVMEDIPWQVSLAQQKLGSEIVIHLLPHLGSNPALVRLLTNQWAKLDGDAKILLSHGTSRPGVQEETGAVANQLGAVAADWSVQPSLWEQVSIIANSGAKRIAILAYFLFEGRITDAIAQMLLEIQQKFPQVQLNLGKPIGVSEALVDLIMDGIRQQ
- a CDS encoding B12-binding domain-containing radical SAM protein — translated: MRVLLLSPLFTKSYWSFDKAIELIGCKVAQPPMGLITVAAILPQTWEFRLVDRNVRLETDADWEWADVVIVSGMIVQKPDLLHLIGEGKRRGKLVAVGGPYVTSIAEEAQEAGVDFLILDEGEITLPRFVEALALGETSGVFRANGERADVTKTPIPRYDLLELDAYSEMSVQFSRGCPFECEFCDISVRYGRKPRTKTPAQVLAELETLYNLGWRLPVFIVDDNFIGNKRHVKLLLQELAPWMAEHGYPFPLSTEASLNLAEDDELLGLMIAANFSSVFVGIETPDTDSLTLTKKHQNTRQPLRDAVEKINRAGLRVMAGFIIGLDGEKPGAGDRIIDFVEATAIPHPVFSMLQALPNTALWDRLKQEGRLLEGNEENINQTTLTNFIPTRPIEQLAQEYVSCFWELYKPESYLGRLYRHYLNMKPKPYHPKLVMPKLIYFWALLIIIWRNGIKRQTRFQFWGQLFSILRHNPQVWKRYLSDHAYLEHFLEYRQIVNHQIPAQLAKFLAALANTRPLAEVAREV